The Desmodus rotundus isolate HL8 chromosome 2, HLdesRot8A.1, whole genome shotgun sequence region GGACCACGCACGGGGCCTCCTGGCTCTGGCTCACGTCCAGCTGGCACTTGATGGGGTCCATAGGGACGCACCTGCAGCCTCAGGACTGGCCATGTGCCAGCCTTGACTATGTCTCGATGGCCAGgagaggggtcaggggaggggccagggcaggaggtccaggctggctgggccctggcctcTCCAAGCCAGTGTCCTCAGTGTAAACAGGGGAGGGCAATGGAGaagggcctctgtttcctcagtgTAAACCACCACAGAAACGAAAGGACACCAGGAACACTGCCGGACCCGTCTGGTGTACCAGCCTCAAGGCCCACCTGCCCTCTCTAAATTGCTGTGACTTTGTCCTGTGTGAGGCCCtcagtggggagaggcagggggtgCCTTGGTCACACGTGCCCTGACGTGGCCCTGTCCTGCTCTCCTTGGGGCCACTTGGGCAGCCGCGCACAGGGCACGGCGGGGCAGCCGGCCTGGGGTGTCATCAAGTGCGGGAGCCACGGCCAGCCAACATTCCATAGCGGGACAAGCAGATATgtgaacatgtgtgtgcatgtgtgtgagggagggagaacaTAACAGAGCATGTGCATGCATTCCTGTGTCAGAGAGCCCGAGAGAACATTCCCAGACCACCTACATGTCCTTGTTTTGGGGAGCGTGGGCAGGGCATCGGGGCCTCCGTCCCTGTCCATCTCAGGGGTGATGGCCCAGCTGGCCTCTGAACTCCAGTCCCCACAGCCTCAGCAGAAGATGTGCCGAGGTCCACAGCGCCCATGTGGGGGGCCCAGCTCTGAGCTTGTCCTGAAATGCAGGCAAAGGCTGGCTTCTGAGCCCACTGTGGCCGGGATCTCCATGGGAGCCCCCATGGCCCAGCCCCGTGCCCAGTTACCTTTCTCGTCTACCAGCAGAATGCAGACAGGCCAGGGGTGCAGAACTGGCGTCTCTGAGGGGGTGAAGGCCCCACAACCATCTCTCAGGGGCCTAGCATCGGAGCCAgaggcagcccagccccaggtcccaggCAATCAACAAACAAGATCCCATTGCCTGGTGTCTCCTGGTGGTGGGGCTGAGCACCCCATCCCCGGGGGTGTGCAAGGAGAAGCTGCAAGACTCCAGGGCAGAGGCTCTGCACAGGGGGACTCTCATGTGGGCTGGGCTTTCCAGAACCTTCCTACCTGATGGGATGTGGGAAAGTGGGAGGGGGTCTTGGCAGGCTGCCTCATGCCCCTTCCTCAAGGCCCTCTGGCTCTCTCTCCATGCCCCAGAAACCCCGGACAGGCCCTGGAACCCCCTCACCTTCAGCCCACCCCAGCTCACCGTGGCCGAAGGCGAGACCGCCACCTTCACCTGCAGCTTCTCCAACACATCTGAGCACTTTGTGCTCAACTTGTACCGCATGAGCCCCAGCAACCAGACAGTCAAGCTGGCCGCCTTCCCCAAGGACAGTGGCCAGGTCCACCGGGACCCGCGCTTTCGAGTGACATGGCTGCCCAATGGGAGGGACTTCGAAATGAGCGTCCTCGCTGCACAGCGCAATGACAGTGGCACCTACCTCTGTGGCGTCATCTACCTGCCCCCCGAGACGCAGATCCACGAGAGCCCCCACGCAGAGCTCATGGTGACAGGTGCAGGGGTGAggctgagggtggggcagggcagggcccaggaggcCTGCAAGGCCCAGTGGCAGGGACTCTCCAAGTTCCACCCCTGGACTCGGTCCCACACCCAGAACCACAGTGACCAATGGCTAAGGGCCTCTGTGTTTGGAAGCACCCCAGACCCACTTCTCCTgcgggaggggcaggagcagggcctcTCAGGATGTGGTCTTGCAGGTCTTGGTGAGGCTGGTCCATGCAGGTATAGGACCGTGTCCCCTCAGGTCTTGAGAACAGGGCAGGCCCCTGCTTTGTGTCCCCACCCCTGAgcctctcctctctgtgtctccagagaGAACCCTAGAAGCACCCACTgaggcccccagccccccagccaggcCCGCAGGCAAGCTACAGGGCCTGGTCATCGGGGTCACCAGCGTCCTGGTAGgcatcctgctgctgctgctgctgacctgGGTCCTGACCAccacctgccccagggccacTCGAGGTAACTCCCCAGCCCAGTGGAGCCTGAGGCACTGCCTGTGGCCTCGTccaccaacccctcccccacagccctccaCTTCCAGCAGCCCCGGGGAGCAGGTGCACTggccctgccagggcctgggttCCCCTTAGAAACCCCAGCCATGGTTCCTCCCCCAGCCTGCACTCAGGAGGAGTCTTCAGGGAAGGCCGCTCTCATGGTCACATAAGAAGGCAAAGAGTCCCCTGGGCTGAGCCACCCCCAaacctcagctgtgtttcaggcTGCAGAACACGGTAACAGTGCCTGTAACAGCTGCTGGGCCGGTGGTGACAGCCATAGCCACCTCAGATCACCAGAAGGAaggctgtgggtgcccagccctCCCACATACCTTGACGGTGTGGTCCCAGGCAGCTGCTCCCCTCTGAGTCACTCTGACGATAGGGGGACATCCCTGGGGCTGAAGAAAGGGACACTGCCCACAGGGGCCCAACCCAGGGTGAGGTCAGCCCCTCCACAGAGGGGCGCTGGTCACGCTCTCCCGGACAGGCATCTAGGGGTCATGTAGCCAACAGCAGGAGGCCCCACAGTGACCTGGACAAAGGAAACCACAGGCCTCAACACTCTCCCACTGAGCGGCTGGGGACAGCCCCCACACTGACCTGCCAGGCCAGGCCCTATGGGGTTCACTTCCCCAAGGATCACACTTTCCTCCTGCAGAGATTCTGGGATGTGCTGCGTGCCCCAGGCACTGGTCGCAGTGGGGTCGCACCTGGCGTTCCTGTGTGGCATCCGTCCAGGAGACGCCGCCCCAGCGACACGGATTATATGTCTGCTGTGTGCCCTGTGGCGCCAGCCGGGGACCCAGGGTGGGTCTGTCCCCAACAGTGGGCGCCAGGCTCGGCAGGCTTGCGACCAGAGATAGTGGAAGCACGAGTCCTATGTGGTTACAAACCCAGATGGCTCCCCTCCAGATAggagcaggggagcaggggcctgggggggctTCATGGAGGGTGGGGGCAAGCAGGGCGGGCGCTCAGGGCCCTTCCCATGGCCAGaggcctcccagccccacacactaCTCCCCGATGAGACTCCTACGAGGCCTTCCCTGGCAGGGCCTCAGGGGCTCCCCTGTGTTTCTCTGCAGGGCCCTGTGCCTGCTGCCGTGAGGACCCGCCTCTGGTGAGTTTCCTTCCTCTGCTGGCCATGGCACTGGGGACACTACAGGAAAGGGTGAGGGGACAAGAAGCTCTGCCCCACGGGTGAGTGGCCTCTGGAGCAGCCACAGCCGGCCACAACCATGTGCTTTCTTTGCGCATGGGGGCCGGGCCCCAAGATCAGTTGGGGGCTCAGGCCCTGCCCCGGCGTGTGCGTGCATGGGgagggtgtgtgtctgtgggctCACACTGGCCACTCGGACAGTGCTgacccttttctccctctctcctaagAAGGAGGGTGTCTCCCCAGGGCCTGTGTTCTCTGTGGACTATGAGGAGCTGGACTTCCAGTGGCAGGAGAAGACTCCGGAACCCTCTGCCCCCTCTGTCCCCCAAGAGACAGAGTATGCCACCATTGTCTTCCCTGGCAGACCGGGCTCTCCTGGCCGTAGGGCCTCAGCCGACAGCCCGCAGGGGCCCTGGCCTCTGAGACTTGAGGACGGACGCTGCTCCTGGCCACTTTGATGGCCACCTGCCAACCCAGTGACAGTGAGTGGGGTGACCCCCATCCTGGAGACGCACACAGCCGTGGGGGCTACCAGTGGACACGGAGCCGTGCACAGTGCCAGCCTTGCCTGGCTCTCTTAGTCCTCAGGGACCTGGGCGAGGTCCCCACTGAGCCAGCCCGGTCACTGTCCTGAACTGCTGCTCTGTGCCTCCTACACACCCAGGGCTTCAGGAGGCCGTGACCCTGCTGCTCCTCGGGGAGCCTGGTGCCTGGACGTGGAGTGCAGGGTCCTGGTTGCAGACTCTGTCTTTGTGTGGCGGGTGAGGTGCCACCACAGCGAGGAGGTCCAGCACATGGCTCAAGGGGCCCACGGGGCCGGGCACAAGCCTAGCACTTCCCAGGCCTGTTCAAGACAACCCCTGGCCACAGTGCACGGGCAGCGGCCTGGAGTGGCCTCCTCCCTGGTGCCCATTCACGGTGCTATTTAAAGACACCTCAGAGGCTCCCAACTAAGGTGCTGGGTGGGCGCCCTCCAGCCAGGTCTGCCGTGCACCCACTTGCCGCACACACAGCGTTGGCtgccgggcctggggctcagAAGCACACGCTTGAGAGGCCCTTTCCCGTCTATTCTATTCTAATTAAATGGTGGTGGAAGCTCAAAGAAAGCCCCCTGTTCTGTCCCGCTCTCGAGGGTGTGGAAAGAGCAGAGGGGACCTGCTGCTGCCAGGCAGGTAGAGGGCTCTGGCCCCCTCGGTCGCTGTTCCAGAAACATGCAGGCCCCCTGAGGCCCCTCATCTCTGCTCCCCTCAAATTCACACCCTCAGACTCCGATGTCAGGGTGTCTCTGGGTACCACCCCTCAGAACCCTTTCCTGGACCCCCTGCCACACAGTCCcacagcccccaggccccaggccaccTCTGCCCGGCACAGGGGGCCTGAATGACTGTGCCTACACCTGCCCTGCTGCAGCCCCTGGGGGCCCCCCACACCTCAGGGTCCCTCCTGGGCAGGTCCACTGCCCcgggctggggccaggccaggcggTGGGTGGGCTGCTCCAGGCTACCGGTGAGCAGGTCTGGGATGCAGCAGTGTGCAAAGAGAATGCCTGGCCCATCCTCCAGAGCTGACAGGCCACCACCACACTGGGTCCCTGCCCGCAAGGAGCAATGCCCCCAACCTGTCCCCTCCCAGGGGGCCCTGTCCGGGccccaccaggtccccagcactCTGACCTCACAGCCTGTGCCTGCAGCCTAGGGTCTTGTCCTGGCAGGTGGGGAGTAGGGAAGGTGGAGCCGCCTGTCCAGGAAGAGGCAAGAAGCTAGACAAAGCTCGAGTCACAGGGAGCCCCTCCTGGGAAGTCTGCAGTGACAGGTGAGCCTGCGAAACCCAGAAGGTTCTGTGGGAAAACACTGTGGCAGCAAGAAAACGCAGGCAAGGAGTAGATGTAGCATCACCATCCTGAAACAGAGGGCTGTCGTACATCGAACGCTAGCCAGTCAGCAGAAAACGCGGCAGAGGCCCTTCTGTCCACAGCAGACCAGAGAAGACTGGTGCCCGGGGCGTGGGTTCCACAAGAAGCGTGCGAGCCGGCAGGAGAGCGAGGTGCCTGGCTGACCGGAACGCGTGCCGATACCTTCAAGGCAGCAGCTCTCCCTGGGTTAGTTTATAAACTTACAGGATCCCAACACAAACCACACACCTGACCTGTAAAGGTCACATGGAAAAATGAGCGAGTAACACAAGGAAGCCAGGAAGGGACAGTGAGAGACCAGCCTTGCCAGACCTAGGCTCATCGGGACTAAAGCGGTGGAACGGGCTCCTGTAGAGGCAGGAACGGACCGGCTGGGCGGAAGGCAGACTTTCTGACAGGTGGGTAGGGCCCGCACTGTTACCTGGAAAAGCAGCCAGGTACACTCACCTTAGGGTGCACACTGGAGAATTCCCCATTGCAGCAGGGACACCATGTGAGAAGGAAACCCCACGAGATGGAGGGACACGCAGGGAGCCATCCCTCACGCCAGTTTGGAATCCAGGCtccaggagagaagacagagcagGCCAGCATGGCAGGGCCGCCCCAGGCCGACGGGCAAGCATGTGCATCACACAGGGCCCTCAGAAATGCGGGGAGAGCAGCTCCGGGCATGAAGGGAAGATGCGCAGGAGGTGCGACCAGACAGtccacacgcacatgcacacaggcACCCaccacatgtgtgcacacacgtgtgaaTTGTATGTGTGCTGTTCCTCATTCCTTAAACAACAAAGGCATGTTCAGTTTTACTCACAGTAAAAAAAGTGCAGGTCACACTGTGCCCGTGGGCTGGTGAGCAGACAGCTCTCCACGCTGCTGGCGCTGTGGCCCTCACATGTCGCAGCACGGTGGAAGCACCAAACTGGAGGATCAGCAGGTGACATCTAGCAGTTAGGGAAGTATTTGCCCTTTGACCCATGGACCCCACCTGGAataccacccccaccctgcaacTGGCAAAAATAGGAGCCTCACCCTGGGTGCCAGCGCTGGGTCTAGGGTCGCAGAGGActgtgttgggggcagggaggcagcaggagcagcaggggcctggctgggccacGGGGACCTGGCTTCAAGGACCAAAGACAGAGCCAGAGACAAGGAACCAAGCTGGGGCCCCgtcagaagaaaagagagacgATTTGAGCGTCAAAACTACCTGAATTAAATCTACAAATCTAGTTGATTGAAGAGCATGAGATCACACccatgcaaaaagacaacagcgcacccagggggagggaggaagcggTGGCCCCTCGGCCTCGTCCTGCCAGCGGTGGCGGCCGCAGATAAGAAGTGGAAGCGGACACCGTCAGCACTTTGCATGTCACCTTCCCGGAACACGCCTGCCGCCTGCCACCACTCACTTTTTCCgttccctggctctgccccagctGCATGTGTCACGGCCTGGCTGGGGCGTCtcgcccacccccaacccacGCACTCCGGAGGGTCTGTCCCTGCGTCGCCCCAGGGCTGGGCTTCCTGAACGAGGCCCCAAGGGCCCTGGCGGGCAGGggtccagggcagggcagagtggcAGTGCCCACCCACAGCCTGGGCCCCACCAGTCTCTGGTCTctgcccacccacagcccctctACCCGGTGGGACACACTCACTGCCAACTACTGCCCACCCCCTCTGTCACTCTGGACACCTTGGCTTAGCAGCCCCAGGTCTCCGGGGACAGGAAAGACAGGAAGTTCGAGGTTAGGGCTTCAGGGTGGGCCCCGGCCAAGGGATCCTGGCAAGAGGAAGGCCAGGGTCTCAAAGGGATCcgccctggggcagggctggggccagtGCTTGGGTTCTAGGGTCTCATCCCTAGTTGGGCCAGCTGTCTAGTGTGAATGGGTCGTTCGCATGCGGGGAGGTTTTCGAGTTGTGGAGACTTGAGAGTGTGGGGTCCTCCTGAGGGTGATCAAGGCAGTGTGGCCAGTACAGTGTTCACCCCAACACTGGAGCCTCCTGATGGGCTCCGTCAAGCCCTTCTTGGGGGTCCTGTACCCTCTGACCCCAGTCACGTGGCCCTACCTGCCTGTGGGGGCCTGTGTGTGGCTCCCGAGCCCACTGGCTCTCTGTGAACAGGAATGAGGGGCTCCCCCCTGCCCTCAGCTCCCACGGAGTGGGGTGCCCTAAACTCCCCATGTGTCAGGGTGCCTCTGAGAGCCACTCAGCGGAGGAAGAGTGGCTGAACTGTGGGCCCTTCAGGCAGGAAGAGACTCTAGGCAGAGGCAGCCACATGTCCAGGCACATGGCCTTGAAGCCTCATGTCCATCCTGGAGGGGCTGCTCTGCCCACCCCAGAgccccttcccagcctcctccaCCCCTTTGGCTCCTCTAAGCCAGGGGTCCTGGGCTGGCCACAGATGCCCCGGACTCAGCTCTTGTTGGTCTTCAGCCAGAATGGAGCCAGCCTGGAGGGTGGCCCAGGTGGCAGAAGCTGCCTGGGGGCTCAAGTGTTGGGGGCCCCCGCCTTGGGTACAAATTCATGGtggtttttcatgtttttgtctcAATCTAAATTCTAAGAATAAATCATGATACGGGATATTATTCAACTGTTAAAATAATGTTTAGAGTTTGTACAGCAATGCACGACACCCCAGTGCCCAAGGAGGGATGAGAGGACCGAAGGGACGGGTCTGGCCACACCTGAGAAGGGAGCGCAGTGTGTCTCCAGCTTGGCGGGCTGGGCCCTGGAGGAGGTGCAGAAGGGGGAAGGCCCGAGTGGCGGCCTGCAGCTCGGAGGGGACTGGTGCGTGAACAGGCCCCGGGCCCTGGGAGAGGTCCCCTTGCCGCCCAGAGCTCTCCAGGGGGACAGAAGGTACAGGACACATGCACGGCGACTGACTTAAGGAATCGGCAGCTGGAGACACAGGGAAGATCTGAGGCTGCAGCTCATCCCTCTTCCCTGGGGACCTCATTTCTTCTCCTACATCTCACCTGATCAGACAAGGCCCACCACATCATGGAGAGTCatttgctttactcaaagtctgctgatttaaatgttaatctcatcttagaaaaaaaaaactttgcaaaaaCATCTAGACTAGCATTTGACCAAATATGTAGGTACTgtggcctagccaagttgacacatacaATTAACCCCCGTAGCATCTACAGGCCAAGGTAAGTGTGGGCAGATGAGAACGCAACCCAGGCTACCACGCGTCCCCAAATCTGTGGGCTAATGGGGGCCGCTGGGCCTCCAACAGCTGGGGCAGGACCCTGGGGCTCCCTCCAGGGCTCGGAGGTCCAGCTGTGTGGTTGCTACCAGGGCCACGGGCTACAGGACCTGACGTCTTGGTCTTCCAAGTTTGGGCAGTTACAAACAAAGCTTCTACGAACATCCACGGGCAGGTTTCCATGGGCACCTAAGTCTTCAGCTCCCTGGGGGAAACACCAAGGAGCACAAGGCTGGATCGTAGGTTAAGGGCAAGTTCAGTTTTGTAGGAAGCCACCAAACTGCCTCCCAAGTGGCTGCTCCACAGCCTCCCGGCCCCTGGCGTCAGCTCTCCGCACGCCTGCTGTCCTCGTCTCTGGTGTGCGGCCACATCTCGCTGTcactttgcatttccctgacgacTGTGaggtagagcatcttttcatatacttacatgacatgcaaattatttttaaaactcaacactaCAAAAGCAAGCAGCCCAGTTAAAAATTAGGCAAAGACCTGagcagacacctctccaaagaaggTGCACAGATGGTGCAGTCCCTGGGGAAGCCAGTCTGGGAACTTCTCACAGAGTGAAACTATCAGATACAAGTTTTGCAAgaattttctcccagtctgtggcttgtttttttatcctcctAAGGCGTCATGTCAACTTTTGTCATCAAACTTTCCTCTCACGGATGGTGCTGTTGGTGGTGTCTGAGTGCACTTTTTgaagtttacttctttttttttaaatcttccccCGAGGATGTGTTGTTCAttgatgagagggagagagagcaagacatCGGTGTGAGCAACACTGATCGGGTGCCTGCCGTACGCACCCTGACATGGGATCGAACCCACGGCCCAGGCACGTgcgctgaccaggaattgaacccaaaaACTTTTGGTGCCTGgtacaacactccaaccaactgagccaccctgtcGGGGCTAACTTTCTGTCTTAAAACGTGCCCAGTTCCTGAGCTCTTTGAGGGCGTCTCCTCCCAGGAGGGCGAGCGGCTCCTGAGCCTGTcccgcccccccatcccccctccccagcccagcatcAGCCCCTGGCTCTCTGCAGGGACACCCGGGCACGATGTGCCCAGTCCAGCCCAGTAGCTGGCGGAGTTCCTTAGCACAGCTGCAGACACCCGGCGGGCTCCCAGTGTGCGGGTGCTACATCAGGGATTCACCTTCTTTAACAAGATTCTCCAgactttctctttcatcttgtgCCACTTCTACTAAGTCATATTTTCCCCAAAATTGTCCATTTCACCTGAGCGTTCAAGTTTATTGGTGTGAGTTGCCCCTCAAGCGCCCCTGAAGCCTGTGAGTGTCGGTGGGCCCCTGTGTCCCTCCTCGTTGCTGGCCTTGGGTGTTGTGTTCCCTTTCATTTATCATGATCAGCCTCGTCAGGGGTTATTGAGTTTATCGATTTTTAAACCCAGCCTCGGCCCATGTTCACTCTCGTGCAGGATTTGCCTGTCCCACTGGCTCTGCTGGTCTTCCTTCCGCTTTCTCTGGGCCCAGCTCGCTGCCCATCCCCCAGGGGAGCAGCGACCGGCTCCTTGCCTCTGATCTAACCGTGCGTCTCCCCGGCTCCAGGCTTCAGCATCATCCCCGACGTTGTGCACAGTGTTTGCACAAGGAACTTCAGAGTCTTTTCCATTTTCCCCTATGGCTTCTTTGAACTGTGAGTCATTGAGAATGGTGTTTCTTACTTCTCGAACACACGAAGATGTTCAATtatcctttgtttttattcctggCTCCTGGCTTTCGCTGTGGTTGTAAAACTTTTGAAGTCGGTGGGGACTTGGTTATAAGATCCAACCTAAGTACACCTGTGCATCTGGGTGTGTTTGGGAAGACGGTGCCTCCTGCTGGTGTCCATACAGTGGAGCTTGCCAGGCAAGGTGGCCACACCTGCCGTGCCCCTGCTGGTGTTACTGCTGCCTGCCTCTCTGTCAGCCCTGACAGGCTTGGGTCTAAACCTTGCTACTTAGCCTATTTTCCCCAAGGGGCCTATCTACTTGATTGCATATTTTGAGGCGTAATATCAGGTACACACAAATTTAACAGCATTATGATTTCCTGTTGTCAACATTGGTAATTTTTGGCCTCAAGGTCCTTGCCTGATAGCACAGTGCCCCCAACTGTCGGTCGACAAGCTCACAGGCTGGTTTCCCCACAGCCTTCAGCCTCGCTCTGCTGGACCCTCGCCTTCCGTGGGACACaggtgggcctggggcagggtTTGTCACTGCTGCGCCGCTTCCTGCCACCACCATTGTGTCTCTTAACTGGACTATTAGTCAATTTCCATCAGTGTGATTCTGATACGTTTGTGTAGCCACTGGCTTcttaatatttgctttttctttagctttgcaTTTCAATGTGTTTTCTCTCATTCCTTGTCTTTTTTGAGTTGATCACTTCCTATTTTATTTCCCCATTTGTCACCACTATTAATTTGGGGATTATGCGGTTTTTCTAGCCTCCCAGCATTTACCCTGGAGATTCCAGCCTCAGCCAACATTTGAGTGGGTGCGTTCCCCTCCTTGGGCAGGACAGGGTCTCTGAGCTCTTCCGTCCCCTTTGCTGCCCCCTCGGCTCATGCTGACCTTATTGCGTATCGAAGTCTGCGTGGCTGGAAACACTGCCACTCACCTAGCCGGGCCCACCCAGCTTCCGCGGTGTGCACGCCACGGCGGTCCTACCGACACTCCCTCCGCAGGCTCCGTCCCTCCATGACTTTTCCAGCTTCCTTAGTGAGCCTGCTGGGGACAGACTGTCGTTTTTGTTTCTGTGAGAATGCCGCTATTTTCCCTTCACCCTTGAAGAACAGTTCCGCCGGgcacagaattctaggttggtggCTACTTTCTCTCAGCACTTTCTGAAGGGCCCCATCACTGTTCCCCAGTGTCCCTGGTTTCTGGTGAGAAGTCAAATTTCATCCAAACGTTGCCATAAATCAGGCACCTAAACGATAGGTGGTCATTCTCTCCCAGCTgcagaggccagaagtctgacaCCAGGTGTGGCTGGGGTGTCCTCCTGGAGTCACCCAGGTGCCCCAGGTGCTCCTCCgggcctctgcctccaccttcagCACCTTTTGCCCAGTGTCCTTCCCGTCTTTTACAAGGACACCCCCACCCGACAGGACCCACCCCTGTCCAGGGTGTCTCATCTCAGTCCTTCccctaatcacatctgcaaagagcTTGTTCCCAAGTAAGTCACAgtctgaggttctgggtggatGTGAATGTGGGGGCATTACTCACCCAGTCCAGAACTGAATGACAAGACAGGGGCTGTGCATGCCTGTTGGTTCGGTgcccccaggcccacccccacccctcccctgccccacctttgCTGGTTTAGATTTTAAAACAGAAGACCTGAACTATTGCAGACAAGCTGTACCCCAGGGCTAGGGGACAGGGGTGCATGGCCTGAGGGGGCATCCCTGGGGGAGTGCAGGCAGGTAGGGGACTCTGAGGGGCCCTGGATTCAGGCTCCCCTCCTGCCACTGCCTGAAGCCTAGCAGTGACTCCCAAAAAGCAGCCACCATCTCAGGGAACTGAGGATGAAGGTGAACGATAGGGGTCTCCCTGCTCCTGTGGGGACTGGCCGTCCTGAGTTCCCTGGGCAGCCGTGGGCGAGGGGATGGGGGGCTCCAAGGCTTCCTGGAGGCCACCTCTTGAGCAGCGCAGCCAGCCGGGGCCTGGAGAAGGAATGACACCCAGGTGCACGGTGACGGGCCATTAATGGCAGCTGCCTGGCGCATGACAGGCAGGAGGCACTTGTGCTAAAACACGGTGGGGCgtgttaaaagaagaaacaaaagaaacaccagAAGATCGGCATGGCTGTGGCCAGGGCAGGGATCTGGGTGGGGtcattttcactctttctttaTAGTTTCCTACATATCCCAAATTTTCCACGAtgagcatattttatttcataaccaGAAACGAAGAAGAAAAAGGTGCTTCtttgggggtgtgggggcaggtCCTGGACGGTGACCCTGCTCCCGGCCCTCCAGTGGGAAGCGCAgaggcgggggggcgggggggggcccCCGCCATCACAGATAGACCTGGGGCCGCCCTGGGGCCTGCTTTCCCTGCCCTCATCCTGCCCCCACCTGTGACGCCCTGGCTTTGGGGGGTTTggccaagggggtggggggcgctgaTGCCATGAGATTGGGGGCACGGTGGTCAGAGAAGTGGGCGAGGGACCCAGGGCCTCCCCAGGGCTTTGACAAGGAAAGAGCTCAAGAGAAACAAACGTCCCTGGACAGAAAGTCGCAACCCCTTTATTTCCCGTCAGAAGCCAGAAAGCAGAGCACGACTGAAGGGCCAAATACTAGGACGGTGAGGTACCTGTGATGGTCCAAGGGTCCCGAGTGGCCATCGCCATCGCCCCACTGCCCGCCCCAGGAGCTCTGAGCCCACTCCCTCGGCTTCCAGCGACACGCCCCTGCTGGAAGCCGAGC contains the following coding sequences:
- the PDCD1 gene encoding programmed cell death protein 1 isoform X5, whose translation is MGIPWMPWPLLWAVLQLGWRPGCLLETPDRPWNPLTFSPPQLTVAEGETATFTCSFSNTSEHFVLNLYRMSPSNQTVKLAAFPKDSGQVHRDPRFRVTWLPNGRDFEMSVLAAQRNDSGTYLCGVIYLPPETQIHESPHAELMVTERTLEAPTEAPSPPARPAGKLQGLVIGVTSVLVGILLLLLLTWVLTTTCPRATRGPCACCREDPPLKEGVSPGPVFSVDYEELDFQWQEKTPEPSAPSVPQETEYATIVFPGRPGSPGRRASADSPQGPWPLRLEDGRCSWPL
- the PDCD1 gene encoding programmed cell death protein 1 isoform X3, which gives rise to MGIPWMPWPLLWAVLQLGWRPGCLLETPDRPWNPLTFSPPQLTVAEGETATFTCSFSNTSEHFVLNLYRMSPSNQTVKLAAFPKDSGQVHRDPRFRVTWLPNGRDFEMSVLAAQRNDSGTYLCGVIYLPPETQIHESPHAELMVTERTLEAPTEAPSPPARPAGKLQGLVIGVTSVLVGILLLLLLTWVLTTTCPRATRGPCACCREDPPLVSFLPLLAMALGTLQERVRGQEALPHGRVSPQGLCSLWTMRSWTSSGRRRLRNPLPPLSPKRQSMPPLSSLADRALLAVGPQPTARRGPGL
- the PDCD1 gene encoding programmed cell death protein 1 isoform X2, with the protein product MWAGLSRTFLPDGMWESGRGSWQAASCPFLKALWLSLHAPETPDRPWNPLTFSPPQLTVAEGETATFTCSFSNTSEHFVLNLYRMSPSNQTVKLAAFPKDSGQVHRDPRFRVTWLPNGRDFEMSVLAAQRNDSGTYLCGVIYLPPETQIHESPHAELMVTERTLEAPTEAPSPPARPAGKLQGLVIGVTSVLVGILLLLLLTWVLTTTCPRATRGPCACCREDPPLKEGVSPGPVFSVDYEELDFQWQEKTPEPSAPSVPQETEYATIVFPGRPGSPGRRASADSPQGPWPLRLEDGRCSWPL
- the PDCD1 gene encoding programmed cell death protein 1 isoform X4, encoding MWAGLSRTFLPDGMWESGRGSWQAASCPFLKALWLSLHAPETPDRPWNPLTFSPPQLTVAEGETATFTCSFSNTSEHFVLNLYRMSPSNQTVKLAAFPKDSGQVHRDPRFRVTWLPNGRDFEMSVLAAQRNDSGTYLCGVIYLPPETQIHESPHAELMVTERTLEAPTEAPSPPARPAGKLQGLVIGVTSVLVGILLLLLLTWVLTTTCPRATRGPCACCREDPPLEGVSPGPVFSVDYEELDFQWQEKTPEPSAPSVPQETEYATIVFPGRPGSPGRRASADSPQGPWPLRLEDGRCSWPL
- the PDCD1 gene encoding programmed cell death protein 1 isoform X1, which encodes MWAGLSRTFLPDGMWESGRGSWQAASCPFLKALWLSLHAPETPDRPWNPLTFSPPQLTVAEGETATFTCSFSNTSEHFVLNLYRMSPSNQTVKLAAFPKDSGQVHRDPRFRVTWLPNGRDFEMSVLAAQRNDSGTYLCGVIYLPPETQIHESPHAELMVTERTLEAPTEAPSPPARPAGKLQGLVIGVTSVLVGILLLLLLTWVLTTTCPRATRGPCACCREDPPLVSFLPLLAMALGTLQERVRGQEALPHGRVSPQGLCSLWTMRSWTSSGRRRLRNPLPPLSPKRQSMPPLSSLADRALLAVGPQPTARRGPGL